AGCTGTTCTACAGCCTCGCCGAGGCTCGGATCGTCATCGAGGGCTGGCGTCAGCACTACAATACCCGGCGCCCGCACTCCTCGCTCGGCTACAAGCCGCCAGCACCGGTCGCTGTGGTCTGGCCGCCTACGAAAACCCAACCCGCTTCGCCGGCCATCTCAACCGTGGCCGACAAGCCCACCATGCATTAGATTAGAACCGGGCCACCTGATGGGGGCAGGCCAGTTTTGTTCCCAGACGACGACTTCGTCGCCTGCACGGAAATCGAGGCCATTGGTGATGACGCTGTTGGCCTCTGAGGTGTTGCGCACCAACGCGACCTCGTCGGGCGCCGCGCCGATCTGGGCCGAGATCCTGGCGCGCGAATCCTTCAGCGTATCGTTGAACTGCGCCCGGTTGTTGAGCGACACATCATAGTCGACGATCCGTGAAAGCGCCGTGACCTTCTCGGCGACTGCCTGGAAGGTCGGGCACAGGTTCGCGCAATTCATCGGCACGGCCGACTCAGGAAAGATAAACTGGCGGCGCACCAGGAGCCAATAGATCTCTCCATCGCTTGGTTGCGCATTCGCGATGTTCTGGATGGCAGTATTGCCAGCCGCCGCCAACGCACCGGCTGCGGTAGCATTCTGCAGAATCGATCTGCGGGTGATTGAGAGTTCCATGTCGGCCTCCGAGTAGTGTTCACCCCCAAGCCAAGTGCCGAATTCTTCTCTGCCTTCAATCGCTGCCTCACCCTGCTCGGGTTGCGCGTCCAGATCATGGGATCACGGGCGGATGGTATTCGAGCGTGTAGGCCAGCGCCCAGAGCATGAACAGCACGAGGGGTAGGTGGACGAGCAACTGCAGGAACGTGAAGCCGACGACGTCGCGCGCCTTCAACCCCAACACGCCGAGCAGCGGTAGCATCCAGAATGGGTTGATCAGGTTTGGAAGCGCCTCGGCCGCATTGTAGACTTGTACCGCCCAGCCCAGATGTACTTTGAGGTCGTTGGCAGCCTGCATCACATACGGCGCCTCGAGGAGCCACTTGCCGCCTCCCGAAGGAATGAAGAAGCCGAGCACCGCCGAGTAGATGCCGATCACCAAAGGATAGAGGTGCTGGGTCGACATCGCGACGAATGCATGAGCGATTTGGTCGGAGACGGTCAGGCCGGCCTCGTTCTTCGCCATCGTCAGGATTGCCGCGATGGAGCCGTAGAACGGAAACTGGATCAGCACTCCTGAAGTCGCCGGAACGGACTTCACGACCGCGTCAAGAAAACGCCTTGGCCGCCAGTGCAGCAGCATGCCGAGCATAATGAAAAGGAAATTGTAGGTGTTGAGGCTGGAGATCGCGATCATCGGGTCTTTGGTCGCAAACTCATGGATCAACCACCCCGCTGCGAGTGCGACGATTAGGACCGTCAGCAGAGGGGAATGTTCCAGCCACTCCCCCGGCTGCTGTGGCCGCCGCTGTTCACCCGTCTCCCCGCGCTCGACCTTGATCCCCATGGCCTGCGCCGTGATGGCGGTGCCGGGACCCGGAGCGGACGAGACGGCAATCACGACCGAGATGGCCACCAGAACGGCGGTGATGACGACCGACTGCCAAAGGAAGATCGTTTCGGAGAATGGGATGACGCCCGTTATCGGCAAAAGCGACTTCGGCAGGCTGGCGGCATTCGCCTGCAATTGCGCGGCCGAGGACGAAAGCCCCATCGCCCAGGTGGCGCCGAGCCCGAGATAGGCCGCCGCGGCCGCAGCACGATAGTCCATCTTGAGTTCCTGGCGCTCCGCGAGCGCGCGCACCAGCAGCCCGCCGAAAATGAGGCTCAACCCCCAGTTCAAAAGCGACGCCAGCATGCTGATGCCCGCAATCAAGCCAACGGCTCCTGGCCCGGTGCGTGGAATCTCAGCGAGACGATGGATGAGTCTCTGGGCCGGAGACGATACCGCGACGACATAGCCCCCGATCGCGACGAAGGCCATTTGCATCGTAAAGGTGATCAGGCTCCAGAAGCCATCGCCGAATGCCCGGCTGACCGAGAGAACGGACGCGCCGTTCAACATTGCAGCAAGAGCGACGACGACAACCGCGATCGCCACGAAGACAAACGCGTCGGGAAACCAGCGCTCTGCCCACGCAGTAAAGGAAATCGCAATTCTTGCCAGGACGCCTTCCTTCGGCGCCGGCTCGTCGCGCAAATTCGCAACTGTTGCCAATATTGGCTTCGTCATGGCCATCTTCCTTCGAAGATTGTTCTGACTCAAAGTTGTTGAGGTGAAGTCGGTATCGATTTTCTGATTTTGCTAGATTTTCATCTCGGAAACATTGGGATGGATCCGAAGATTTGCCTCCGTCGCAGCCACGATCTGGTCGACAGTTATGCCAGGCGCCGTTTCGAGCAGCGTTGCCTGCCCATCAGGAAACGCGATGACGGCCATCTCGCTGACCACGAGGTCCACGGGCCTCGACGATGTCAGTGGCAGAGAACAGGTCTTCAGAATCTTGGGCTGACCCTTGGCGGTGTGCTGCATGGCGACCACGACACGCTTGGCGCCGGCAACGAGATCCATCGCGCCGCCCATGCCCGGCACCATCTTTCCGGGGATCATCCAATTCGCCAGCAGGCCTTGCTGATCGACCTGGAGGCCGCCGAGCACGGTCATGTCGACATGGCCGCCGCGGATCAGGCCGAATGAGGTGGCGCTGTCGAAAGTGCACGCGCCGGGAAGAGCCGTCACCGGCCGGCCGGCAGCGTCTGACAGAAGCGGTTGGATCAGCCCCTCCTCCGGAACAGGACCGGTGCCGATCAGTCCGTTCTCGGATTGGAAAAACACCTGGATCCCGTCCGGAACATAGTTGGCAACCAGCGTCGGAATGCCGATCCCGAGATTAACGAGCATTCCCGCTCGCAATTCCAGCGCAATCCGCTTAGCGATAATCTCTTGAGCATCCATCGGCTGTCACCCGGTAGCGATCACATAATCGACGAGAGGCGCCGGCGTGACGACGTGATCCGGCGGAATGAAGCCGACCGGCACGACATGCTCGACCGTCACCATGGTTGTGTCGGCGGCCATGACCATCACGGGGTTGAAGTTCCGGGCGGTGAGCGCGTAAGTCAGATTGCCGAGATAATCCGAAAGGAAGGCGCCGATGATCGCGAAATCGGCGCGGAGCGCCGTTTCGAGGAGATAGCTCCGGCCATCTACCTCGATCTTCTGCTTGCCTTCCTCGACGATGGTTCCCACGCCGGTCGGCGTCAGAACACCGCCAAGACCATAGCCGCCCGATCGGATGCGCTCGATCAACGTCCCCTGCGGCACCAGATCGACCGTGATCCGTCCCTCGATCATCTGTTTTTGCGTGACCGGGTTGAGCCCGATGTGGCTCGCGATCACTTTTCGCACGAGCTCTGCGTCGATGAGCTTGCCGATCCCGCGTCCGGGCATCGCAGTGTCGTTGGCGATCACAGTCAGGTCGCGTTTTCCCTGTCTCACCAACTCGTCGATTACACGTTCGGGCGTGCCGACACCCATGAAGCCACCGATCATCAGGCTCGCGCCGTCAGGGACCATATTAACCGCGTCAGCAACAGGGATCGACTTCATGCCCGGCCCTCACATTCAAGATGCGCGTCTTGCCGTTTGAAATCCGCAGCGGTTCCAATCGAACGCTAATGCGTCGGACTGCCGATGCTATTGTCCTTTAGGGAGCCTCCACAGCTGCCAAGCGGCGAGCCGGCTAGGGCGCTTGTACAGATGCGGATGGGAAGTCAGCTGCAAAACCCGCAACGGCGCCTGATAGGGGCACATACATGGTTGGTTGATCGCAGCCCGCGCCCGCTCAGTCCATGATGTGGTAGCCGCCATCAATGTAGATCACGTCTCCGGTCATTAATCGGGCGGCATCGTGAGCGAGGAAAGCCGTCGCCACGCCGACATCGTCGATGCTGATCAGCTCGCGGGCCGGGGCACGGGATTTGGCCTTCGCCAATAATTCATCGAATTCGGCGATGCCAGAGGCTGCGCGGGTGGCGAGGGGGCCGGGCGAAACGGCGTGGACCCGGATACCCTTGGGGCCCAGTTCGGCGGCGAGATAGCGCACCGAGCATTCAAGAGCTGCCTTGGCCACACCCATGATATTGTAGTTTTCTACCACCATCTGCGAGCCGTAATAGGTCATGGTAAAAAGCGTGCCGCCCTTCTTCATCAACGGCTCGGCCAGATGCGCCATGCGGATGAACGACCAGCACGAGATTTCCATGGTTTCGAGGAACCCCTCGCGCGGCGCGTCCGTCACGCGGCCCCGAAGCGTGTCCTTGGGGGCGGATGCGATCGAGTGAACCACGAAATCCAGTTCTCCCCACTCGGATCGGATGCGCTCGAAAACGGCTTCGAGCTCTCCGGGCGAGCTCATGTTCATCGGCATGACAATCGCAGCCTCCACCTCCTGCGCCAATGGCTCGACATAGGGCTTCGCCTTCTCGTTGAGATAGGTGACGGCGAGTTCGGCGCCAAAGGCGCGAAAGGCGCGGGCGCAACCCCAGGCGATCGACCGGTCGTTGGCGATGCCGACGATCAACCCTCTGCGGCCTTCCAGGAGCTTGGCTTTGACGGTGGGCAGCGGCATGACGGGACCTCCGGTCAGGATGCGGCGGACGTGTGGAGCAACGCGAAGGTGTGGCGGGCGATGACGAGTTCCTCGTCAGTTGGAATCACGAGGAGCGCCACTTTGCTTGCTGCGGTGGACATGCAAACGGCGCCGGATTCATTGGCGTCGGGTCTAGATCGGCACCCAGCCAGGCAAGACGTTCGGCGATGCGGCCGCGGATAGCCGGCGCGTTTTCACCGACTCCTGCGGTGAAGACGAAGGCGTCGAGTCCACCAAGAGCGGCCGCCAACATCCCGGTCTGCAGCGCACAGCGATGGACGAAATGGTCGATTGCGAAGGCCGCGCCCGCCTCGTCACTCGCCAGCAGATCGCGCATGTCATTGGAGAGGCCGGAAAGACCCTTGAGCCCGGAATCGCGATACAGAAGATCAGAAACATCCTCCGCGCTCATGCCCTTGTGGGTGATCAGTTAGAGCACTACACCGGGATCGAGCTGACCGGGTCGGGTCCCCATCGGGAGGCCAGTGCGTCAATTGCTGGGCGGCGCGATCGGACATGCGGGATCCCTTCGGATGAAGTCAGGACGCGATACGATTGCCTGGATTCGACGGCCCAAGAGCTACCGGCTCACTTGGAGTCTGAAAGAACAGGGCAATGCGCGCGAGCCTCTCGCTAGTGGCGTCCGTTAGCGAGCCTGCCGCCTCCAGCACTTCGCGCAGAGCCGCGAAAGCCGCACGCCGCTCGTCTGGCTGCTTCGGCAGCAAAGCCGGGATGGCTGCGAGTGCCGCATCCTCGTCGATCAGGAGCATGTAGTACTGTTCGCGTATCACTTTCTTGAATTCCCGAAGGCTTGTTTGCCGCGTCGCAGGATGGGCCTGTCGGATACGACGGATCGCCTCGAAGCCGCGCTCGTCAACGCTGCCGCGTGCCAACCCGACATAGATTAGTGAACGGGCCAGCCCTTCGCGAAGCCCACCTGCCGTCATGAGCGCTCGCAATTCTGAAATCCGGGCTTCGAGGAGCCGGGTGTGCAGCAGGTTCGCCGCCGCTTGGCGCGGCCGGCGATGCGACTTTACGTCGACACCGAGCGCACTCTGAAGCGCCGACGTTCCATAAATGGCATGGAAGCTCTGCTCCGACATCTTCTCAATCTCTTTACGCCAATTCTCTAAGCTTTCGACGATCTGCTCGGAAGCCTTCTCCTGAAGCGCCAAGAAAGGATTGTCGGCGGGAATTGCTTGCCTGTTTTCTCGAACGTTTTCCGCGGCGCCCTCGACCCACGAGAGCCAAGGGTTGCCGGCTCCAAACATTTCGTAGGAAAGGCGAAGCGGATGCAGGCTCCGCAACGCCGCGGCCATCGGCGTTGTGACGAGTGCCTGGACGATCGGCTGCGCCACGGTCCGGTAGAGCGCGAGGTTGATTTCGGAGACGCGCGCAGCGGCGGCAAACCGTCGCTCATCCTCCAGATCATTTCCGCCCATGGCACGAATGTCATCCAGGGTTCGCGCTTCGCAGCGCATGACCCATGACCCCGTTACGAGATCGGGATTTGTGACCGCTTCACCCTTTGCCTCAAGAACTGCCTCGTAAAGGCCGGGCGGCAACACATCGATTAGGTCGATATTGGACGCGAACTCATCGTGCTCCTTGCGGGCCACTCCCGAAGAGACGAAGATACCAAGATGACCCACAGTCTCGTGCACCGCGTAGACGATTGTCTGGCCATAGGCGCGGATGTCGTCGACGCTATCGTATAGGTCGAGGATCCAGTCGAGCGCCTGCTGCGGGGGGGTGATGTTGTCGCCCTTGGAGCAGAAGACCACGATCGGTGAGGCAATGTTGCGTAAATCGATCGTCGTTCCATCGGAAGTCTGAATCGCACCGGCTGCAAGCTTGTTCCCCACAAAGAGCTCGTCGACGATAAACTGCATTTCTTCGGCATTGAGTGTTACATGCCCACCCCACCATTTTTCGAAACCGAGATAACGATCTGCTTCCGTGTCGATCTTTGAGTAGAGATTGTATTGCTTCGACCAAAGCGTGTTTGCGGGATTCTGGCTCTCGAAATTCTGAACTAACGAAGCCCCGTCGAAGATGCCGGCACCCAGATCGCCTGCAAGCGCGGTCAACCAACTGCCGCCGAGCAGCCCCCCCGCGTACCGCATCGGAAACTGCCCCCTGACGCCAGCCCAGTAGGACAACGGCGTGCCGGCGACGATAATTGGGCCAAAAAGCTCCGGGCGAAGCGATGCCAGGATCATGACTGCCCAGCCGGCTTGGCAATTGCCGATTACGCAGGGTTTGCCCTCAGCATCCGGATGGCGCTCGATGACCTTCTCAAGGAAGATTGCCTCGGCCCGCGCGATGTCCTCGATGGTCTGGCCGTGCACAGGATCGGGCAAGAAGCCGATAAAATAACAGGGGTGCCCCGCCTTCAGGGCAACACCGATTTCGCTGTCGGCCTTGAAGCCGCCAATCCCGGGACCATGGCCCGCGCGCGGATCGACGACCACGAAGGGTCGCTTGCGTTGGTCAATGACTATCCCCGGCGGTGGAACGATGCCGGCCAGCACGTAGTTGACCGGGCGCGCCAGCGTGCGCCCGTCACAAATTAATTCCGCTTCATAGTCGAGTACGTTTGGAGCGAGTTGTTTCGCGTGCTCCTCATACTGTCCTGCTCGCTTGCGCATTGTATCGAGGAAGAGAATCGCGCGCTGCCACGCGTCGGTCGAGTAAGAAAATGCGCTGTCTAGCGTGGACGGGTCTAATTTCTGAGATGTCGTCGGCTTG
Above is a genomic segment from Bosea sp. NBC_00550 containing:
- the fabI gene encoding enoyl-ACP reductase FabI → MPLPTVKAKLLEGRRGLIVGIANDRSIAWGCARAFRAFGAELAVTYLNEKAKPYVEPLAQEVEAAIVMPMNMSSPGELEAVFERIRSEWGELDFVVHSIASAPKDTLRGRVTDAPREGFLETMEISCWSFIRMAHLAEPLMKKGGTLFTMTYYGSQMVVENYNIMGVAKAALECSVRYLAAELGPKGIRVHAVSPGPLATRAASGIAEFDELLAKAKSRAPARELISIDDVGVATAFLAHDAARLMTGDVIYIDGGYHIMD
- a CDS encoding short-chain fatty acid transporter yields the protein MTKPILATVANLRDEPAPKEGVLARIAISFTAWAERWFPDAFVFVAIAVVVVALAAMLNGASVLSVSRAFGDGFWSLITFTMQMAFVAIGGYVVAVSSPAQRLIHRLAEIPRTGPGAVGLIAGISMLASLLNWGLSLIFGGLLVRALAERQELKMDYRAAAAAAYLGLGATWAMGLSSSAAQLQANAASLPKSLLPITGVIPFSETIFLWQSVVITAVLVAISVVIAVSSAPGPGTAITAQAMGIKVERGETGEQRRPQQPGEWLEHSPLLTVLIVALAAGWLIHEFATKDPMIAISSLNTYNFLFIMLGMLLHWRPRRFLDAVVKSVPATSGVLIQFPFYGSIAAILTMAKNEAGLTVSDQIAHAFVAMSTQHLYPLVIGIYSAVLGFFIPSGGGKWLLEAPYVMQAANDLKVHLGWAVQVYNAAEALPNLINPFWMLPLLGVLGLKARDVVGFTFLQLLVHLPLVLFMLWALAYTLEYHPPVIP
- a CDS encoding CoA transferase subunit A, with product MKSIPVADAVNMVPDGASLMIGGFMGVGTPERVIDELVRQGKRDLTVIANDTAMPGRGIGKLIDAELVRKVIASHIGLNPVTQKQMIEGRITVDLVPQGTLIERIRSGGYGLGGVLTPTGVGTIVEEGKQKIEVDGRSYLLETALRADFAIIGAFLSDYLGNLTYALTARNFNPVMVMAADTTMVTVEHVVPVGFIPPDHVVTPAPLVDYVIATG
- a CDS encoding DUF3141 domain-containing protein, yielding MVKPTTSQKLDPSTLDSAFSYSTDAWQRAILFLDTMRKRAGQYEEHAKQLAPNVLDYEAELICDGRTLARPVNYVLAGIVPPPGIVIDQRKRPFVVVDPRAGHGPGIGGFKADSEIGVALKAGHPCYFIGFLPDPVHGQTIEDIARAEAIFLEKVIERHPDAEGKPCVIGNCQAGWAVMILASLRPELFGPIIVAGTPLSYWAGVRGQFPMRYAGGLLGGSWLTALAGDLGAGIFDGASLVQNFESQNPANTLWSKQYNLYSKIDTEADRYLGFEKWWGGHVTLNAEEMQFIVDELFVGNKLAAGAIQTSDGTTIDLRNIASPIVVFCSKGDNITPPQQALDWILDLYDSVDDIRAYGQTIVYAVHETVGHLGIFVSSGVARKEHDEFASNIDLIDVLPPGLYEAVLEAKGEAVTNPDLVTGSWVMRCEARTLDDIRAMGGNDLEDERRFAAAARVSEINLALYRTVAQPIVQALVTTPMAAALRSLHPLRLSYEMFGAGNPWLSWVEGAAENVRENRQAIPADNPFLALQEKASEQIVESLENWRKEIEKMSEQSFHAIYGTSALQSALGVDVKSHRRPRQAAANLLHTRLLEARISELRALMTAGGLREGLARSLIYVGLARGSVDERGFEAIRRIRQAHPATRQTSLREFKKVIREQYYMLLIDEDAALAAIPALLPKQPDERRAAFAALREVLEAAGSLTDATSERLARIALFFQTPSEPVALGPSNPGNRIAS
- a CDS encoding twin-arginine translocation signal domain-containing protein, with the protein product MELSITRRSILQNATAAGALAAAGNTAIQNIANAQPSDGEIYWLLVRRQFIFPESAVPMNCANLCPTFQAVAEKVTALSRIVDYDVSLNNRAQFNDTLKDSRARISAQIGAAPDEVALVRNTSEANSVITNGLDFRAGDEVVVWEQNWPAPIRWPGSNLMHGGLVGHG
- a CDS encoding 3-oxoacid CoA-transferase subunit B codes for the protein MDAQEIIAKRIALELRAGMLVNLGIGIPTLVANYVPDGIQVFFQSENGLIGTGPVPEEGLIQPLLSDAAGRPVTALPGACTFDSATSFGLIRGGHVDMTVLGGLQVDQQGLLANWMIPGKMVPGMGGAMDLVAGAKRVVVAMQHTAKGQPKILKTCSLPLTSSRPVDLVVSEMAVIAFPDGQATLLETAPGITVDQIVAATEANLRIHPNVSEMKI